Proteins from a single region of Verrucosispora sp. NA02020:
- a CDS encoding SRPBCC family protein, which yields MTVTDGRSLTAEITHILVTNCGLDPDAAARAPAASLEELGMDSLALLELSAVVADRWRVSIPEQAAQLTIPAVAELVAQQTDPPAPAADPPGHTENSIVIAAPLDLVWSVTNDVAGWPELFTEYARAEILGLDGDTVRFRLTMHPDENGVAWSWISERTPDPATRQVRARRVETGPFEYMRIHWTYTEEPEGVRMTWVQDFAMKPTAPVDNAGMTERINTNSVVQLAVIKDRIERLARERAATVATASTTGGDDE from the coding sequence ATGACCGTCACCGATGGCCGCTCGCTGACCGCGGAGATCACCCACATCCTGGTGACCAACTGCGGGCTCGATCCCGACGCGGCCGCCCGTGCCCCGGCGGCCTCCCTGGAGGAACTGGGGATGGACTCGCTCGCGCTGCTCGAACTCTCCGCCGTGGTCGCCGACCGGTGGCGGGTGAGCATTCCGGAGCAGGCCGCCCAGCTCACCATCCCGGCCGTCGCCGAGTTGGTCGCCCAGCAGACCGACCCACCGGCCCCGGCCGCCGACCCGCCCGGGCACACCGAGAACAGCATCGTCATCGCCGCGCCGCTGGACCTGGTCTGGTCGGTCACCAACGACGTCGCCGGCTGGCCCGAGCTGTTCACCGAGTACGCCAGAGCCGAGATCCTCGGCCTGGACGGCGACACCGTACGGTTCCGGCTCACCATGCACCCCGACGAGAACGGGGTGGCCTGGAGTTGGATCAGCGAACGCACGCCCGACCCGGCGACCCGGCAGGTGCGGGCGCGGCGGGTGGAGACCGGACCCTTCGAGTACATGCGGATCCACTGGACCTACACCGAGGAGCCCGAGGGCGTCCGGATGACCTGGGTGCAGGACTTCGCGATGAAGCCGACCGCCCCGGTGGACAACGCCGGGATGACCGAGCGGATCAACACCAACAGCGTGGTGCAGCTCGCCGTGATCAAGGACCGGATCGAGCGGCTGGCACGGGAGCGGGCCGCCACGGTGGCGACCGCGTCGACGACCGGAGGCGACGATGAGTGA
- a CDS encoding beta-ketoacyl synthase, producing MTGRRTVVTGVGVVAPGGVTRDRFWKGITEGRTATRRISFFDPSPFRSQIAAECDFDPDAAGLTPAQRQRADRYVQFALACAAEAVVDSGLEFTDAERDRTGVVLGTAVGGTMALEQEYVTVSDSGRRWLVDAALGGPYLYPALVPSSLAADVACHHGLHGPAQVVSTGCTSGIDAIGYAHQLIADGEADIVLAGAADSPISPVTVASFDAIKATSPDNDDPAHASRPFDADRHGFVLAEGAAVLVLEEATHAQRRGAHVYCEVAGYASRSNGYHMTGLRPDGVEMGLAITDALRQARLAPEDVSYISAHGSGTRQNDRHETAAFKRALGPAAYRVPISSIKSMVGHSLGAIGSIEMAACALAIEFGVVPPTANWTTRDPECDLDYVPNEAREVPVDVALSVGSGFGGFQSAMLFRRLGREVAR from the coding sequence GTGACCGGGCGGCGCACGGTGGTGACCGGGGTCGGCGTGGTCGCTCCCGGTGGCGTGACCCGGGACCGGTTCTGGAAGGGCATCACCGAGGGACGGACCGCGACCCGGCGGATCAGCTTCTTCGACCCGTCGCCGTTCCGCTCGCAGATCGCCGCCGAGTGCGACTTCGACCCGGACGCCGCCGGGCTGACCCCGGCGCAACGGCAGCGCGCCGACCGGTACGTGCAGTTCGCGCTCGCCTGCGCCGCCGAGGCGGTCGTCGACAGCGGGCTGGAGTTCACCGACGCCGAGCGGGACCGGACCGGCGTGGTGCTCGGCACCGCCGTCGGCGGCACCATGGCCCTGGAACAGGAGTACGTCACGGTCAGCGACAGCGGACGGCGGTGGCTGGTCGACGCGGCGCTCGGTGGCCCGTACCTCTATCCGGCCCTGGTGCCCAGCAGCCTGGCCGCCGACGTGGCCTGCCACCACGGCCTGCACGGCCCGGCGCAGGTCGTCTCCACCGGCTGCACCTCCGGCATCGACGCCATCGGGTACGCCCACCAGCTCATCGCCGACGGCGAGGCGGACATCGTGCTGGCCGGCGCCGCCGACTCGCCGATCTCCCCGGTCACCGTGGCCTCCTTCGACGCCATCAAGGCCACCAGCCCGGACAACGACGACCCGGCACACGCCTCGCGCCCCTTCGACGCCGACCGGCACGGCTTCGTGCTCGCCGAGGGGGCGGCGGTGCTGGTGCTGGAGGAGGCCACGCACGCCCAGCGGCGCGGCGCGCACGTCTACTGCGAGGTGGCCGGCTACGCCAGCCGCAGCAACGGCTACCACATGACCGGGCTGCGTCCGGACGGTGTGGAGATGGGCCTGGCCATCACCGACGCGCTGCGGCAGGCGCGGCTCGCGCCGGAGGACGTCTCCTACATCAGCGCGCACGGCTCGGGCACGCGGCAGAACGACCGGCACGAGACCGCCGCGTTCAAGCGGGCGCTCGGACCGGCCGCGTACCGGGTGCCGATCAGCTCGATCAAGTCGATGGTCGGGCACTCGCTGGGCGCGATCGGCTCGATCGAGATGGCGGCGTGCGCGCTGGCCATCGAGTTCGGAGTGGTGCCGCCGACCGCCAACTGGACCACCCGCGACCCGGAGTGCGACCTGGACTACGTGCCCAACGAGGCACGGGAGGTGCCGGTGGACGTGGCGCTCTCGGTGGGCAGCGGCTTCGGCGGGTTCCAGTCGGCCATGCTGTTCCGTCGGCTCGGTCGGGAGGTGGCCCGGTGA
- a CDS encoding acetyl/propionyl/methylcrotonyl-CoA carboxylase subunit alpha codes for MFEKVLIANRGEIALRILRACRELGIRTAVVYSTADADSAAVRLADEAVRIGPSASRRSYLNAAAVVEAARKVGAQAVHPGYGFLSEDADFAEICADNGLTFVGPSPQVMAALADKSSARALMRRAGLPLPPGAVQPVPTVGEAAAVAAEVGYPVIVKAAAGGGGRGMTVVRAPADLPRAYARTRAAAQVAFGDDRVYVERYLTDARHVEVQVLCDSHGNGVHLGTRDCSVQRRHQKLVEEAPAPALAPTILDALARTALRGALEVGFTGAGTVEFLVDGEGRFHFLEINCRIQVEHPVTEMITGIDLVHEQFHVAAGTPLRWRQEDVRFTGVAVECRVNVEDPDRGFVPTPGRLERFVPPGGPFTRVDTHGHTGYLVGPHYDSLLAKVAVWAPDRDLALSRLDRALREFEITGPGVRTTIPFVLRVLDDADFRKGSYSTGLVDRMTAGPTPAHPRRNR; via the coding sequence GTGTTCGAGAAGGTGCTCATCGCCAACCGGGGCGAGATCGCGCTGCGCATCCTGCGGGCCTGCCGTGAACTGGGCATCCGTACCGCCGTGGTCTATTCCACGGCGGACGCCGACTCGGCGGCGGTGCGGCTGGCCGACGAGGCCGTCCGGATCGGGCCGTCGGCCAGCCGCCGCAGCTATCTCAACGCCGCCGCCGTGGTGGAGGCGGCCCGCAAGGTCGGTGCGCAGGCGGTGCATCCCGGCTACGGCTTCCTCTCCGAGGACGCCGACTTCGCCGAGATCTGCGCGGACAACGGGCTCACCTTCGTCGGCCCGTCACCGCAGGTGATGGCCGCGCTGGCGGACAAGTCCTCGGCCCGGGCGCTGATGCGCCGCGCCGGGCTGCCGCTGCCGCCGGGCGCCGTGCAACCGGTGCCGACCGTGGGCGAGGCGGCGGCGGTCGCCGCCGAGGTGGGCTATCCGGTGATCGTCAAGGCGGCGGCCGGTGGGGGTGGGCGGGGGATGACGGTGGTCCGCGCCCCGGCCGACCTGCCCCGCGCGTACGCCCGCACCCGGGCCGCCGCGCAGGTCGCCTTCGGCGACGACCGGGTGTACGTCGAGCGGTACCTGACCGACGCCCGGCACGTCGAGGTGCAGGTGCTCTGCGACTCCCACGGCAACGGAGTGCACCTGGGCACCCGGGACTGCTCGGTGCAGCGCCGACACCAGAAGCTGGTCGAGGAGGCACCCGCACCGGCGCTGGCCCCGACGATCCTGGACGCCCTGGCACGCACCGCCCTGCGCGGCGCGCTCGAGGTCGGCTTCACCGGGGCCGGGACGGTGGAGTTCCTGGTGGACGGAGAGGGCCGGTTCCACTTCCTGGAGATCAACTGCCGGATCCAGGTGGAGCACCCGGTGACCGAGATGATCACCGGAATCGACCTGGTGCACGAGCAGTTCCACGTCGCGGCCGGGACGCCGCTGCGGTGGCGGCAGGAGGACGTGCGGTTCACCGGGGTGGCCGTCGAGTGCCGGGTCAACGTGGAGGACCCGGATCGCGGGTTCGTCCCGACCCCCGGCCGGCTGGAGCGTTTCGTGCCGCCCGGCGGTCCGTTCACCCGGGTCGACACCCACGGGCACACCGGTTACCTGGTCGGCCCGCACTACGACTCGTTACTGGCCAAAGTGGCCGTCTGGGCCCCCGATCGCGACCTGGCCCTGAGCCGGCTGGACCGGGCCCTGCGCGAGTTCGAGATCACCGGTCCCGGTGTGCGGACCACCATCCCCTTCGTCCTGCGCGTCCTCGACGACGCCGACTTCCGCAAGGGGAGCTACTCCACCGGCCTGGTCGACCGGATGACCGCCGGACCCACCCCCGCCCATCCGAGGAGGAACCGATGA
- the accB gene encoding acetyl-CoA carboxylase biotin carboxyl carrier protein — MSATGGTAPTVAGAPTVRPPVPGVPSPGVATPTGPPPAPAPPDRVPAPTCPPPATHASGATDPDRPDGGATVPDGPETRDGAVTEAALTDLRRHVVGLVAELPGPLRRLRVCAGGAELEVEWRHEAGSNPLAPVPAPRTASAAPAAPLASSAPTGPPEPVGAAAPVSRSAVRSPMVGTFYRAPEPGTAPFVAVGDLVRPGQVVGIVEAMKLMNEITADRAGRVTEVLVADGQPVEYDQPLVALDPA; from the coding sequence GTGAGCGCCACGGGCGGCACCGCGCCCACCGTCGCCGGTGCCCCGACCGTACGGCCGCCGGTGCCGGGTGTGCCGTCGCCCGGTGTCGCGACACCGACCGGGCCACCGCCGGCGCCCGCCCCGCCGGACCGTGTCCCGGCGCCCACCTGCCCACCACCCGCGACGCACGCGTCCGGCGCGACGGACCCGGACCGGCCGGACGGGGGTGCGACGGTCCCGGATGGACCGGAGACGCGGGACGGGGCGGTCACCGAGGCGGCGCTCACCGACCTGCGGCGTCACGTCGTCGGGCTCGTCGCCGAGCTGCCCGGTCCGCTACGCCGGCTGCGGGTGTGCGCCGGCGGGGCCGAGTTGGAGGTGGAGTGGCGGCACGAGGCCGGATCCAATCCGCTCGCCCCGGTGCCCGCCCCGCGAACCGCATCCGCCGCTCCGGCCGCACCCCTCGCGTCGTCCGCACCCACCGGGCCGCCCGAGCCGGTCGGAGCCGCTGCGCCGGTCTCTCGGAGCGCGGTGCGCTCGCCGATGGTCGGCACCTTCTATCGCGCGCCGGAGCCCGGCACCGCGCCCTTCGTGGCCGTCGGTGACCTGGTCCGGCCCGGTCAGGTGGTCGGCATCGTCGAGGCGATGAAGCTGATGAACGAGATCACCGCCGACCGGGCCGGCCGGGTGACCGAGGTGCTGGTCGCCGACGGCCAGCCGGTGGAGTACGACCAGCCGCTGGTCGCCCTGGACCCGGCCTGA
- a CDS encoding cupin domain-containing protein, giving the protein MSDLALVAARDVPADRRRGGELRVLLGPRTVGSTSGFMGVATMGPGERIAEHYHPYSEEFLYVARGTITVDLDDEPVLLTAGEALFVARNVRHRLRNTGDEPAEVVFHLGPLAPRPELGHVDTEVADERNGS; this is encoded by the coding sequence ATGAGTGATCTGGCACTGGTGGCCGCCCGGGACGTACCCGCCGACCGCCGTCGCGGCGGTGAGCTGCGCGTCCTGCTCGGCCCACGGACCGTCGGCAGCACCTCGGGGTTCATGGGCGTGGCCACCATGGGCCCGGGGGAGCGGATCGCCGAGCACTACCACCCGTACAGCGAGGAGTTCCTCTACGTCGCCCGCGGCACGATCACCGTCGACCTGGACGACGAGCCGGTGCTGCTGACCGCCGGTGAGGCGCTCTTCGTGGCCCGCAACGTCCGGCACCGGCTGCGCAACACCGGCGACGAGCCCGCCGAGGTGGTGTTCCACCTCGGTCCGCTGGCCCCCCGCCCGGAACTCGGCCACGTCGACACCGAGGTGGCCGACGAGCGGAACGGGTCGTGA